One genomic segment of Panicum virgatum strain AP13 chromosome 2N, P.virgatum_v5, whole genome shotgun sequence includes these proteins:
- the LOC120659824 gene encoding uncharacterized protein LOC120659824, whose product MQSPSKISGASASSTTTPAVRGLQGWADLPEDLIQSIIPLLGSILELLAFAGTCRSWRAAFSSHPSKSTFCTLLPPLLVLPHISVRVRHVHKLCVCLALDPTNSKSTLHCLARKRKKKSTLRCKVPEEVFFGKMFFVGSSYGQLICGGGKNCLVVDVFTGAKVLPPQLPFVRNTYFYSGMLTAPLASHNSHLLVCAASSEHSTQSSLLDWPVGSDSWSELQLDNSWIEQIVEFNGQFIAMDSRYRLYTLSLAPHLGLQEIATVRWDGTGECPYLSPSIVLCGDMLLMVDHKITLRSGGAPVKYKAHRLDMSTVPASWVEVKLENHALFLGKDARSPVFSCVSPGRWAGQSNCLYYCGMYQPWILNGLGDEADTVWDPTNDLDTVGKRNRYLVARQPFWAYPSMFYSN is encoded by the coding sequence ATGCAAAGCCCCAGCAAAATCTCTGGTGCATCTGCCTCCTCCACTACAACCCCTGCTGTACGTGGGCTTCAAGGGTGGGCTGATCTCCCAGAAGACCTAATCCAGTCCATCATTCCTCTACTGGGCTCCATCCTTGAGCTCCTTGCCTTTGCTGGCACCTGCCGCTCTTGGCGTGCTGCCTTTTCCTCACATCCATCCAAATCCACATtctgcaccttgctcccacctcTCCTTGTCCTGCCCCACATTAGTGTTCGTGTTCGACATGTCCACAAGCTCTGCGTATGTCTTGCCCTTGATCCAACCAACTCGAAAAGCACCCTTCACTGtctggcaagaaaaagaaaaaagaaaagcacCCTTCGCTGCAAGGTTCCAGAAGAGGTGTTTTTTGGGAAGATGTTCTTTGTTGGCTCTTCCTATGGTCAGCTGATTTGTGGTGGTGGTAAAAATTGTCTTGTTGTGGATGTGTTCACTGGTGCCAAAGTTTTACCACCTCAGCTCCCATTTGTCCGCAACACTTATTTCTACTCTGGCATGCTGACAGCTCCCCTCGCATCACATAACTCGCACCTCCTTGTTTGCGCCGCATCCAGCGAGCACAGTACTCAGTCCTCCCTTCTTGACTGGCCTGTTGGAAGTGATTCTTGGTCAGAACTGCAGCTTGATAATTCTTGGATTGAGCAGATTGTGGAGTTCAATGGTCAGTTCATTGCGATGGACAGCAGGTACAGGCTGTATACTCTTTCCTTGGCCCCCCACCTTGGTTTGCAGGAGATAGCAACTGTGCGGTGGGATGGCACGGGTGAATGCCCGTATCTTAGCCCCTCGATAGTTTTGTGCGGCGACATGCTCCTCATGGTCGACCACAAGATTACCCTTCGTTCTGGTGGAGCACCTGTTAAGTACAAAGCCCACCGCCTCGACATGTCAACTGTACCTGCATCTTGGGTGGAGGTGAAGTTGGAGAATCATGCACTCTTTCTTGGGAAAGATGCGCGGAGCCCGGTGTTTTCTTGTGTCAGTCCAGGACGATGGGCTGGGCAGAGCAACTGCTTGTACTATTGTGGCATGTATCAACCCTGGATCTTGAATGGGCTTGGTGACGAGGCAGATACTGTGTGGGATCCTACCAATGACCTTGACACTGTGGGCAAGAGGAATCGGTATCTGGTGGCAAGGCAGCCATTCTGGGCGTACCCAAGCATGTTCTACTCTAACTGA